Proteins from one Ahaetulla prasina isolate Xishuangbanna chromosome 2, ASM2864084v1, whole genome shotgun sequence genomic window:
- the LOC131190618 gene encoding olfactory receptor 5C1-like, giving the protein MALHHNTTKVTEFILLGFTSERNLQLLLLSFFLPIYLLSVAGNLGLAILIRADRALHTPMYYFLSHLALMDLCSCCTVAPKMLLGLLKGCDTIPIPACALQMFIFAAISDAECCLLAVMAYDRYVAICRPLHYGTAMPQYLCHLLVIASYAAGMTSAAIHSSMAFRLPFCSANTLDHFFCDIPLVLALACADTQINQLLLLVVCGTIQSITLLIIIASYGIILWTVGRTGSFRALSTCGSHLTVVGVLYGTLLFMYLRPDDTYAPQTDKMTSVFYTVAIPTLNPAIYSLRNTEVKQAVKKRLSKICHQT; this is encoded by the coding sequence ATGGCTCTTCACCACAATACCACCAAAGTGACCGAGTTTATTCTCCTGGGCTTCACTTCTGAACGAAACCTTCAGCTCCTTCTTCTCAGTTTCTTCTTGCCCATCTATCTCCTTAGTGTGGCAGGGAATCTGGGTTTAGCCATTCTTATCCGAGCTGACCGTGCCTTGCACACACCCATGTACTACTTTCTAAGCCACCTGGCCTTGATGGACCTGTGCTCCTGCTGCACTGTAGCCCCCAAAATGCTTTTGGGGCTCTTGAAAGGTTGCGACACCATTCCCATCCCAGCCTGTGCCCTTCAGATGTTCATTTTTGCAGCGATCTCAGATGCCGAATGTTGTCTCCTGGCAGTCATGGCCTACGATCGGTATGTGGCCATCTGCCGCCCATTGCACTATGGAACTGCCATGCCACAGTATCTCTGTCATCTCCTAGTAATTGCTTCTTATGCAGCAGGGATGACCTCTGCAGCAATCCATTCCAGCATGGCATTCCGCCTGCCCTTCTGCAGTGCAAATACTTTGGACCATTTCTTCTGTGATATCCCTCTAGTTCTGGCTTTGGCTTGTGCAGACACACAAATTAACCAGCTCTTACTCTTAGTAGTGTGTGGAACTATCCAGAGCATCACCCTGTTGATCATTATAGCTTCCTATGGAATTATCCTCTGGACTGTAGGACGAACAGGATCATTTCGAGCTCTGTCCACCTGTGGATCTCACCTTACAGTTGTGGGGGTTCTTTATGGTACCCTTCTTTTCATGTACCTACGGCCTGATGATACCTATGCTCCACAAACAGACAAGATGACTTCTGTCTTCTACACAGTGGCCATACCTACCCTCAACCCTGCCATATACAGTCTTCGTAACACTGAGGTCAAGCAGGCAGTCAAGAAGAGGCTCAGCAAGATATGTCATCAAACATAA